A stretch of the Bartonella henselae str. Houston-1 genome encodes the following:
- a CDS encoding phage tail protein → MSSIYDWSLTTSENAYVDESINWAEGQPPSSVNDSARAMMQRIKEYLLDNGGVIETQFMLDEEKNRTSIRLMTKSSFEAYMGGIVVRFKAQGVNKGITNVALNQLLSRPVYMVNSDDGIVPLKGGEIQRGGLYELVYTCDISGKNVDGWFLTNPTLRLPEIPPLPPLPESFSPGFIGTFATEKIPTGWLLCDGKEYSRNAYASLFAVLGEIWGKGDGQTTFNVPDLRGMFLRGLDSGKEIDKGRFLGSRQEESFKAHTHEGKTNSVGKHKHSFKGFKSVVVQRNLDEWKAYAYGYDSQNSLTEFEGEHEHQVFLEKTGGDETRPVNVAVVYAIKV, encoded by the coding sequence ATGAGCTCGATTTATGATTGGTCGCTTACTACATCTGAAAATGCCTATGTTGATGAGAGTATAAACTGGGCAGAAGGACAACCTCCAAGTTCAGTCAATGATAGTGCGCGGGCGATGATGCAACGCATCAAAGAATATTTATTGGATAATGGTGGGGTGATTGAGACGCAGTTTATGCTCGATGAGGAGAAGAATAGAACATCTATCCGTTTGATGACAAAGTCTTCTTTTGAGGCTTATATGGGTGGGATTGTCGTGCGCTTTAAAGCACAAGGGGTGAATAAGGGAATAACAAATGTTGCTTTAAACCAATTGCTGTCACGGCCCGTTTATATGGTAAATTCCGATGATGGTATAGTGCCTTTAAAGGGCGGAGAAATTCAAAGGGGCGGGCTTTATGAACTCGTTTACACTTGTGATATTTCTGGAAAAAATGTAGATGGTTGGTTTTTAACCAATCCTACGCTCAGACTTCCTGAAATCCCCCCCTTGCCCCCTTTGCCAGAAAGTTTTTCACCAGGTTTTATTGGGACTTTTGCTACGGAAAAAATTCCAACAGGTTGGCTTCTTTGCGATGGGAAAGAATATTCTCGCAACGCATATGCAAGCCTCTTTGCTGTTCTTGGTGAAATATGGGGAAAAGGTGATGGGCAAACCACATTTAATGTGCCAGATCTGCGTGGAATGTTTTTGCGGGGGCTGGATAGTGGGAAAGAAATTGATAAAGGACGCTTCTTGGGAAGTAGGCAAGAAGAGTCTTTTAAAGCCCATACCCATGAAGGAAAAACAAACTCCGTCGGCAAACACAAGCATAGTTTTAAAGGGTTTAAAAGCGTAGTTGTACAGCGCAATTTGGATGAGTGGAAAGCTTATGCCTATGGATACGATTCCCAAAATTCTTTAACAGAATTTGAAGGAGAACATGAACATCAGGTCTTTTTGGAAAAAACAGGTGGGGATGAAACGCGCCCCGTCAATGTGGCTGTTGTTTATGCTATCAAAGTGTGA
- a CDS encoding tail fiber domain-containing protein: MSRKTKPQVQTTTQTNAPPAWAADILKKASSQALDLYNKGIGGNVYQGERIAGLGTMTKNALTGLEQAVGQYNNPALTQWFNAPTQSAHNLLGMAKGDWIGNNSKFNAALQSALSKTSDAINQSMAGAGRYGSGAHTGVLADELGALATNAAAQQYNQDIHNMMNANQMIDRSLYDQVNAANNYYQGQSNAQSNALKGGLIQDVNRQNALDAERQKWTEQDNQAWNQLERLLRVGTQAAGNYGTTSGKSTTMPSVTKDPLRDAQQVLGLMGGILGLCDVRAKENIVPVGEKNGYPLYVFNYKGDPQRYCGVLAQEVLRLKPEAVFVNAKTKLLHVDYNKIGLKMKKISEPKKRIATFFSALFARFPFLQKGYLL, encoded by the coding sequence ATGAGTAGAAAAACAAAACCTCAAGTGCAAACAACAACACAAACAAATGCACCACCCGCGTGGGCGGCTGATATCCTTAAAAAAGCAAGTAGCCAAGCACTTGACCTTTATAATAAAGGAATTGGTGGAAATGTTTATCAGGGAGAGCGCATTGCTGGTCTTGGTACTATGACAAAAAATGCTCTTACAGGTTTAGAACAGGCTGTTGGTCAGTATAATAATCCCGCATTGACGCAGTGGTTTAATGCACCAACGCAAAGTGCTCATAATCTTTTGGGTATGGCTAAGGGTGATTGGATTGGAAACAATAGTAAGTTTAATGCCGCCTTGCAAAGTGCCTTAAGTAAAACTTCCGATGCTATTAATCAATCTATGGCAGGAGCTGGGCGCTATGGTTCTGGTGCACATACCGGGGTGCTTGCCGATGAACTGGGTGCATTGGCAACAAATGCTGCCGCACAGCAATATAATCAAGATATTCATAATATGATGAATGCTAATCAGATGATTGATCGCTCCTTATATGATCAAGTGAATGCAGCAAATAACTACTATCAAGGGCAAAGTAATGCACAAAGCAATGCTTTGAAGGGTGGTCTTATTCAAGATGTTAATCGGCAGAATGCCTTAGATGCTGAGCGCCAAAAATGGACAGAACAAGATAATCAAGCTTGGAACCAATTAGAACGCTTGTTGCGCGTGGGAACGCAAGCTGCTGGAAATTATGGAACAACGTCAGGAAAATCCACAACAATGCCTTCCGTTACAAAAGATCCGTTGCGTGATGCACAGCAAGTGCTTGGATTGATGGGAGGAATTTTAGGACTTTGTGATGTGAGAGCTAAAGAAAATATTGTCCCTGTGGGTGAAAAAAATGGCTATCCGCTTTATGTCTTTAATTATAAAGGAGATCCGCAGCGCTATTGTGGCGTTCTTGCCCAAGAAGTGTTGCGTTTGAAGCCTGAGGCTGTGTTTGTGAATGCAAAAACAAAATTGTTGCATGTCGATTATAACAAAATCGGCCTGAAAATGAAGAAAATATCAGAACCTAAAAAAAGAATTGCTACTTTCTTTTCTGCTCTCTTTGCGCGTTTTCCCTTTTTGCAAAAAGGGTATCTTCTATGA
- a CDS encoding phage adaptor protein, protein MTVLPIDPNHLNLTHSDHSQNFASMVALIQDEIDDTTAEYSTQIQDSIFTALRLCEREPFFFNEKREVTFKTQCEKTWYGQEEGVFIQSERSLESVFLGICAATQIQLLFKPAEVLQQQYGLQPPQGAPLFYTYFDQKIGLFPTPKQVETVRLVYTSLRFGDEQVMEDDNPWLIYAFDLIKARAKYELYKNILKDPEYAAVSFRDFQEQLQALRFETSRRKGSLNILPMSF, encoded by the coding sequence ATGACCGTTTTACCTATTGATCCAAATCATCTCAATCTTACACATTCAGACCATTCTCAAAATTTTGCCTCTATGGTCGCGCTTATTCAAGATGAAATTGATGATACAACAGCTGAATATTCCACGCAAATTCAAGATTCAATTTTTACCGCTTTGCGTTTGTGTGAACGAGAACCCTTTTTCTTTAATGAAAAAAGAGAGGTGACATTCAAAACGCAATGTGAAAAAACATGGTATGGGCAAGAAGAGGGCGTTTTTATTCAATCAGAAAGGTCTCTTGAATCCGTCTTTTTAGGAATATGTGCTGCAACACAAATACAATTGCTTTTTAAACCCGCTGAGGTGTTGCAACAACAATATGGATTACAGCCTCCACAAGGAGCGCCTCTCTTTTATACCTACTTTGATCAAAAAATAGGCCTCTTTCCAACACCCAAACAGGTTGAGACCGTGCGTCTTGTCTATACTTCTCTTCGTTTTGGAGATGAACAGGTGATGGAGGATGATAATCCTTGGTTGATTTATGCATTTGATCTTATTAAAGCACGTGCAAAATACGAACTCTACAAAAATATCCTTAAGGATCCTGAATATGCCGCTGTTTCTTTTAGAGACTTTCAAGAACAGCTCCAAGCTTTGCGATTTGAAACATCGCGTCGAAAAGGCTCTTTAAATATTCTGCCCATGAGCTTTTAA
- a CDS encoding N4-gp56 family major capsid protein — MTVTYIGLNDPMAVRTWSKLLNQEVSKAIPIAPLIGNDSNSIVQLKDETTKASGDAISFNLRVQLFGDGVSEGQALEGNEEALQFLNDRLAINELVHAVRVKNEGTIDQQRILHDLRTEAKNGLVDWYADRLSLMFFIQVCGYTAKTINFEGRTLTLKPVHYGFNAPTAPTDKRIVRPNGKTKDEDLKQTDVFDLNLIDQAVERAKLANPKIRPVRIDGESVYVLYLHPTQVTQLRTNTDAGQWLDITKAIYSGSRLKNPLYDGSLGMYNGVVLREAEHVTEGVESGATNKAVPNVRRAVLLGAQSAVIAFGKDRGATRYKLVEELFDYEREFGVAAKTIIGMKKTCFTLPGSKQGAQDFGTIVIPTYGAPA, encoded by the coding sequence ATGACTGTAACTTATATCGGACTTAATGACCCAATGGCAGTGCGCACATGGTCTAAACTCTTGAACCAGGAAGTCTCAAAAGCAATCCCTATTGCACCGTTGATTGGGAATGATTCAAATAGTATTGTACAATTAAAAGATGAAACCACCAAAGCAAGTGGTGATGCCATTAGCTTTAATTTACGTGTACAGCTGTTTGGTGATGGGGTGAGTGAAGGACAGGCGCTTGAAGGTAATGAAGAAGCTCTCCAATTCCTTAATGATCGCTTGGCAATTAATGAACTTGTTCATGCGGTGCGTGTCAAAAATGAAGGAACCATTGATCAGCAACGTATTTTGCACGATTTGCGTACCGAAGCCAAAAATGGTTTGGTCGATTGGTATGCTGATCGCTTGAGTTTGATGTTCTTTATTCAAGTTTGCGGCTATACCGCAAAAACCATTAACTTCGAAGGTCGTACTCTTACTCTTAAACCTGTCCATTACGGGTTTAATGCACCAACTGCACCAACCGATAAACGCATTGTGCGTCCTAATGGAAAAACAAAAGATGAAGATTTAAAACAAACCGATGTCTTTGATCTCAACCTGATCGATCAAGCTGTTGAACGGGCTAAGCTGGCAAATCCTAAAATTAGACCCGTACGCATTGATGGCGAAAGTGTTTATGTGCTGTATCTACACCCAACGCAGGTCACACAATTGCGAACCAATACAGATGCTGGACAGTGGCTCGATATTACCAAGGCAATCTATAGTGGAAGCCGTCTTAAAAATCCACTCTATGATGGATCGCTTGGAATGTATAATGGCGTCGTCTTGCGTGAGGCTGAACATGTTACCGAAGGTGTCGAGTCCGGTGCAACAAACAAAGCTGTGCCAAATGTGCGGCGTGCTGTGCTGCTGGGGGCGCAAAGTGCTGTCATCGCTTTTGGAAAAGATCGCGGTGCTACACGCTATAAATTGGTGGAAGAGCTGTTCGACTATGAACGAGAGTTCGGTGTTGCAGCAAAAACTATTATCGGTATGAAAAAGACTTGCTTCACCTTGCCAGGAAGTAAACAAGGGGCACAAGATTTTGGTACCATCGTGATCCCAACTTATGGAGCACCCGCTTAA
- a CDS encoding portal protein, which yields MNISKDSFDPLETLEHQALFKKLVSWYQDDIAHVEQWRKNAQEDYDFYNGRQWNEQDLAVLREQNRPVMTFNRIAPLVNAVIGTERNNKRQVQFIPRQEGAAFANQILTGAAEWFRDEADGEYEDSDAFQDAIICGMGWTDTRLDYEEDPQGKPVIARLDPMKMVWDASAVKPNLVDAQRLWYIDEKPLAMAQEMFPHVHWSDLNADWVKHQTFFHQTSADNMQSYQKDVEEESSSQRPKMVTLAECRWFEREVVYKILDPLSGKFIDYSEQDFQNLCKDFPAIQATRLTRKIVKRAFLGRKLLEAPDKPLVPAGQLGWECITGTFDKLSRQFYGIVKPTKDPQRWANKYFSQVMHLLNSQSKGGIMAERDAFDDDRQAVESWARADSITWLKSGAVSGGRIQPKPVAQFPQGFFQLFNEAKSALEQVTGLSSEFIGTRAVNQPGILEQQRRQSSLNLLASFFDGLRRYRQRQGKIILYLIQNYLSDGRLVRIAGDENARYVPLTREMITSLEYDIVVDDAPTSLNEKERTFAIIMQLLPLMQSFTTPDIMLDLLRYSPLPASLIHKIALKAQKQSLEKQSAPLQDSAEALGGPSGHAGVEQLMPIHFAEGT from the coding sequence ATGAATATTTCTAAAGACTCTTTTGATCCATTAGAGACGCTTGAACACCAAGCACTCTTTAAAAAACTCGTCAGCTGGTATCAGGATGATATTGCACATGTCGAGCAATGGCGAAAAAATGCCCAAGAAGACTACGATTTTTATAATGGACGTCAATGGAATGAGCAAGATCTTGCCGTGTTGCGCGAACAAAACAGACCGGTCATGACTTTTAATCGCATTGCTCCTTTGGTCAATGCTGTGATTGGCACAGAGCGCAATAATAAACGACAAGTGCAATTTATTCCACGCCAAGAAGGGGCTGCCTTTGCCAACCAGATTCTCACCGGAGCAGCCGAATGGTTTCGTGATGAAGCTGATGGGGAGTACGAAGATTCTGATGCCTTTCAAGATGCTATCATTTGCGGAATGGGGTGGACCGATACCAGGCTTGATTATGAAGAAGATCCGCAAGGAAAACCCGTCATTGCAAGATTGGATCCAATGAAAATGGTCTGGGATGCAAGTGCCGTGAAGCCTAATCTGGTTGATGCGCAGCGCTTATGGTATATTGATGAAAAACCCTTAGCAATGGCTCAGGAAATGTTTCCTCATGTCCATTGGAGTGATCTTAATGCCGATTGGGTCAAACATCAGACGTTTTTTCATCAAACCAGCGCTGATAATATGCAAAGCTATCAGAAAGATGTGGAGGAGGAGAGCAGTTCTCAACGTCCTAAAATGGTTACATTGGCTGAATGCCGCTGGTTCGAACGTGAAGTTGTTTATAAGATCCTCGATCCTTTAAGTGGAAAATTTATCGATTATTCAGAGCAAGATTTTCAAAATTTGTGCAAAGATTTTCCTGCAATCCAAGCGACAAGATTAACGAGAAAAATTGTCAAACGTGCTTTTTTGGGTCGAAAATTGCTCGAAGCACCAGATAAGCCTCTGGTGCCAGCAGGTCAATTGGGATGGGAATGTATTACTGGCACTTTTGATAAGTTGAGCCGGCAATTTTATGGGATTGTCAAACCAACAAAAGATCCGCAACGCTGGGCAAATAAATATTTTAGTCAAGTGATGCATTTGCTTAATAGTCAGTCAAAAGGCGGAATTATGGCTGAACGCGATGCTTTTGATGATGATCGACAAGCCGTGGAAAGTTGGGCGAGAGCCGATAGCATTACTTGGCTGAAAAGTGGGGCTGTTTCTGGGGGAAGAATCCAGCCTAAGCCCGTTGCACAATTCCCCCAAGGCTTCTTTCAGCTGTTTAATGAAGCAAAGAGCGCACTCGAACAAGTGACCGGATTGTCTTCTGAATTTATTGGTACACGGGCGGTCAATCAACCAGGAATTCTTGAACAACAACGCCGCCAATCTTCACTCAATTTGTTGGCTTCTTTCTTTGATGGTTTGCGGCGATATCGGCAGCGACAGGGAAAAATTATTCTCTACCTTATTCAAAACTATCTTTCCGATGGGCGATTGGTGCGTATTGCTGGTGACGAAAATGCTAGGTATGTGCCGTTAACACGCGAAATGATTACCAGTTTGGAGTATGATATTGTGGTTGATGATGCTCCAACGAGTCTCAATGAAAAAGAGCGGACATTTGCTATTATTATGCAATTGCTGCCTTTGATGCAGAGTTTCACAACGCCAGATATTATGCTCGATCTTTTGCGTTATTCACCTTTGCCTGCATCACTCATCCATAAAATTGCACTCAAAGCACAAAAGCAGAGTTTAGAGAAACAAAGTGCTCCATTGCAAGACAGTGCTGAGGCTTTAGGAGGCCCTAGCGGTCATGCCGGTGTGGAACAGCTGATGCCAATCCATTTTGCAGAAGGCACATGA